The genomic DNA CTGTCCTGCTCATTGCGGATCATGGAGCCTGACCGGTTCCCGGAAGCGGTCAGGCTCCATGACGTTACCCCCTATATCCAGGAGCCCCTGCAGTGCGGTCCCTACGCCCTGGCGGCTGTGCAGGACTTCATGGGGATCGAGACCGACGCCGGCGAGATGAGTCGGCGCCTGTACAGTCCGGGGGCCGGCGGCACACTTACCATGGACCTTTTCCTGGAAGCCACGAGATCAGGCCTGCCGGCGCGGCAGTTGAGCGGCTCGGCCTCGAACCTTCAGGATCAGCTGGAATCGGGGCCGGTCATCGTCCTTTTCCGC from bacterium includes the following:
- a CDS encoding cysteine peptidase family C39 domain-containing protein — protein: MEPDRFPEAVRLHDVTPYIQEPLQCGPYALAAVQDFMGIETDAGEMSRRLYSPGAGGTLTMDLFLEATRSGLPARQLSGSASNLQDQLESGPVIVLFRYPALVGSGGHFIVVTGYSSSRKGFFILWGDGRLTWMDEKRFDGMWSGSGRWMLTFDRVAK